The nucleotide window TTCGTCCCAATCCAAGGCTTGCCTGTTGAGAAACCGGCGTTGTCAGCAGCTGACCATTGCATTGGCGTACGGGAATTGTCGCGGCTTGTCGCCCAGATGAAATCCATGATCTCTTCATGTGGCACACCGTTTTCGCGGCGAATTTTATACAGGTTCTTGATTGCGACATCATCGTAATCCTCAATTGAAGGGAACTGGACATTGGTCATCCCGATTTCCTGGCCTTGATAGATGAAAGGAGTACCCTGCATCAGGAAGTACATCGAAGCGAGCGCTGTTGCACTTTCGCGCCAGTATTCCTTGTCATCGCCCCATGTTGAAACGATACGGGCTTTATCATGGTTTTCAATGAATAATGCATTCCAGCCGTGTCCTTCAAGGCCTTTTTGCCAGCGGGTAAAAGTGTTCTTCAACTTTGCCAGGTCGAGTGCCTTCTTTTCAGAATCCCAGAGATCAAGGTGTTCAAACTGGAATACCATATTGAACTTTCCTTGTTCCTCGCCGACCCAAAGATCCGCTTCCTCAATGCTGACGCCATTTGCTTCGCCGACTGTCATGATGTCGTACTTTGAGAACGTTTCTTCCTTCAGCTCTTCCAGGAATGTCTGGATCCCATCGACGTTCATATGCTTGTCAAAAGAAGAAACATACTGCACTCCTTCGGGATTAGGCATGTCTTTCAAGCCTTCTTCTTTTTTGATATGGCTGATCGCGTCGACACGGAAACCGTCAATTCCCTTATCAAGCCACCAGTTGATCATATCGTATAAAGCAGTACGGACGTCTTTGTTTTCCCAGTTCAAATCGGGCTGTTTGCGGGAGAAAATATGCAGGAAGTACTGATCTGTCTGCTCATCATACTCCCAGGCAGATCCGCCGAAAATACTCTCCCAGTTGTTCGGCTCAGCGCCATCCTTGCCGTCGCGCCAGATGTACCAGTCGCGTTTAGGACTGTCCTGGGATTCACGTGACTCAATGAACCATTGGTGCTCATCGCTCGTATGGTTGATGACTAGGTCGATGATCAGCTTCATGCCGCGCTTATGCGTTTCAGCAAGCAGCTGGTCAAAGTCTTCCATCGTTCCGAACTCATCCATGATATCTTGATAATCACTGATATCATAACCATTATCGTCATTAGGAGATTTGTACATTGGACAAATCCAGATCACATCGATTCCTAAGTCCTTTAAGTAATCAAGTTTTGATATCATTCCTTGCAAATCACCGATGCCGTCGCCATTGGAATCCTTGAAGCTCCTTGGATATACCTGATAGGCAACAGCCTCTTTCCACCATGTGTGTTTCATGTGAACCCTCATTTCTTTGAATGATCCTGATGTGTCTTTACATTAGTCATTTTGCACTCTCTGAGACTTACTTATTAATCGGACTGCAAGATTTACGTTCAATCATCCTTGCCGGAATTGTGACCCTTTTCGGCAAAGCATCTGGTTTTTTGATGATTTCTATTAAACAGTTAGCCGCTTCGAAACCTAACTGGAAGATGTCGATATTAACAGAAGTCAGCTGCGGCTTCATATGTGCCGCGAGCGGTACATCATTGAAGCTTACTATTGAGATTTCCTCAGGTACCTTGATATTCAGTTCCTCGGAATAACTCATAAGCTCAATTGCGGTAAAATCATCGGCCACTACCAGGGCAGTAGGCGGCTCATGGGTAGACAGGAATTTGGTGATTCCTTCTTTTCCTTCAGATTTTAAACATTGCTCATGGATAATATATTTTTCGTCATAGGAAATGCCGGCTTCCTGGAGTGCTTGTTTATATCCTTCAAGCCGGTCAATTGTAAAAACATGCTCCAGGTTAAAACCGATGAAAGAAATTTTTTGATGCCCAAGCTTGATCAGATAATCAGTTACCTGTTTGGTGATATAAATATTGTCATTATCCACATAGGTAATCCGCTCAGCATTCATGTTCGGACGTCCTATGACGGTAAACGGAAACTTCTGCTTCAGCAAGTAGTCCATGATTTTGTCATCCGTTTTTGAATACAAGAGGATAATGCCGTCAACTCTGCGGCCCTGCACCATTGAAACGACCTGCTGGAAGATCTCCTCATCCGTGATGCCCGTCGTTAAATAGACACCAAACTGGTGCTCATGGGCTTTCATGCTGATTCCCCTGATGACTTCGCGGAAAAATGGGTTTTGCAATGCTTGGGTTGCTGAATTTGGCATGACGATACCGATTGTCTCAGTACTCCTTACCACCAGGCTCCGTGCTTGGAAATTCGGGTGGTAACCCAATTCCTCCATCAACTTCCGTACACGCTTCTTCGTTCCTTCATTGATATGAGGGTGATCTTTAATCACCCTTGAAACGGTTGAAGGTGACACACCGGCTGCCTTCGCTACATCTTTGATTGTGACTGCCATTGGTCGTCTCTCCTATAGTATCGATTATTTTACCGAACCTTCTGAAACACCTTTGATGATTTGCTTTTGAAGGAAGAAATAAATAATGATGACTGGAATGATTGCGATCGTCAGTCCTGCCAGCGCTAGATGCCATTGCTTCGTATACTCACCAAAGAAGAAGAACATCTTCAGAGGTATTGTTTCCATTCCCGGCTTGTTGATTACGAGAGATGGAAGCAGATAGTCATTCCAGATCCAGATGATGTTCAGGATTGCCACTGTAACGGAAACCGGTTTAAGCATCGGGAAAATGATATGCCAGAAAATCTGGAATCGATTCGCACCATCGATGGTTGCTGCTTCATCAAGCGATTTTGGAATCCCGCTCAATGTTCCATGATAAAGGAAAATCGATAAGCTTGCCCCAAAACCAAGGTACATGAAAACGAGTCCGCCCCTGTTCAACATTTCAAGTTTACCAAAAATGGAAACCAATGGAATCATAACCGACTGGAAAGGGATGAGCATTGCAGCTACAAACAGCATAAATATGATACCGCTCGTTTTGCCTCCGCGCCTTGAAAGGGCATAGGCAGCCATTGAGGAGAAAACGATAATTACCGCTACGGCAAGCACGGTGATTAAAACGGAATTGAAAAACGTTTTGATAAAATCAAGACGCTCGAAAGCAACTGTGTAATTCTCGAATGAAAAAACATCCGGAAGCTTTATTGTATCCTCAAACATTTCTCGTTTCGTCTTGAAAGAGTTAACGATCATCAAGTAAAACGGGGAGAGCCAGATCAGGGCAAGGATGATGCCGAGAATTTCAAGAATGATTCTGCTTTGCTT belongs to Mesobacillus subterraneus and includes:
- a CDS encoding glycoside hydrolase family 13 protein, which translates into the protein MKHTWWKEAVAYQVYPRSFKDSNGDGIGDLQGMISKLDYLKDLGIDVIWICPMYKSPNDDNGYDISDYQDIMDEFGTMEDFDQLLAETHKRGMKLIIDLVINHTSDEHQWFIESRESQDSPKRDWYIWRDGKDGAEPNNWESIFGGSAWEYDEQTDQYFLHIFSRKQPDLNWENKDVRTALYDMINWWLDKGIDGFRVDAISHIKKEEGLKDMPNPEGVQYVSSFDKHMNVDGIQTFLEELKEETFSKYDIMTVGEANGVSIEEADLWVGEEQGKFNMVFQFEHLDLWDSEKKALDLAKLKNTFTRWQKGLEGHGWNALFIENHDKARIVSTWGDDKEYWRESATALASMYFLMQGTPFIYQGQEIGMTNVQFPSIEDYDDVAIKNLYKIRRENGVPHEEIMDFIWATSRDNSRTPMQWSAADNAGFSTGKPWIGTNPNYKEINVEAQLQDPGSILHFYKKMIEMKKTNEIFTYGTYDLVLEDHTQIYAYTRTMGDKQALVISNLTNEPAAFEFNGFPLESSQLLLNNYKVEEQESLFTMKPYETRVYLK
- a CDS encoding LacI family DNA-binding transcriptional regulator, whose protein sequence is MAVTIKDVAKAAGVSPSTVSRVIKDHPHINEGTKKRVRKLMEELGYHPNFQARSLVVRSTETIGIVMPNSATQALQNPFFREVIRGISMKAHEHQFGVYLTTGITDEEIFQQVVSMVQGRRVDGIILLYSKTDDKIMDYLLKQKFPFTVIGRPNMNAERITYVDNDNIYITKQVTDYLIKLGHQKISFIGFNLEHVFTIDRLEGYKQALQEAGISYDEKYIIHEQCLKSEGKEGITKFLSTHEPPTALVVADDFTAIELMSYSEELNIKVPEEISIVSFNDVPLAAHMKPQLTSVNIDIFQLGFEAANCLIEIIKKPDALPKRVTIPARMIERKSCSPINK
- a CDS encoding carbohydrate ABC transporter permease — translated: MKKKKQSRIILEILGIILALIWLSPFYLMIVNSFKTKREMFEDTIKLPDVFSFENYTVAFERLDFIKTFFNSVLITVLAVAVIIVFSSMAAYALSRRGGKTSGIIFMLFVAAMLIPFQSVMIPLVSIFGKLEMLNRGGLVFMYLGFGASLSIFLYHGTLSGIPKSLDEAATIDGANRFQIFWHIIFPMLKPVSVTVAILNIIWIWNDYLLPSLVINKPGMETIPLKMFFFFGEYTKQWHLALAGLTIAIIPVIIIYFFLQKQIIKGVSEGSVK